Proteins encoded in a region of the Nicotiana tomentosiformis chromosome 9, ASM39032v3, whole genome shotgun sequence genome:
- the LOC104096426 gene encoding ammonium transporter 1 member 1, with protein MACEVNQLAPFLGPNTTDAVAAATYICSQFSDVSNKFVDTGYAIDSTYLLFSAYLVFSMQLGFAMLCAGSVRAKNTMNIMLTNVLDAAAGGLFYYLFGFAFAWGGPSNGFIGRHFFGLKEIPSTSFDYSNFLYQWAFAIAAAGITSGSIAERTQFVAYLIYSSFLTGFVYPVVSHWFWAPDGWASPTNSNLLFESGVIDFAGSGVVHMVGGIAGFYGAFIEGPRIGRFDHGGRSVALRGHSASLVVLGTFLLWFGWYGFNPGSFNKILVTYGTSGGYYGQWSAVGRTAVTTTLAGCTAALTTLFGKRILSGHWNVTDVCNGLLGGFAAITAGCSVVEPWAAIICGFVAALVLIGCNKLAEIFKYDDPLEAAQLHGGCGAWGIIFTALFAKGSYVDQVYPGRPGRPHGLFMGGGGKLLGAHIIQILVIFGWVTATMGPLFYILHKFKLLRISSEDEMAGMDLTRHGGFAYYHDEDLKHGTQMRRIEPTSSS; from the coding sequence ATGGCTTGTGAAGTGAACCAACTGGCTCCATTCCTCGGACCCAACACCACCGACGCCGTAGCCGCCGCCACTTATATCTGTAGCCAATTTTCCGATGTATCCAACAAGTTTGTTGATACCGGCTACGCTATCGACTCAACTTATCTCCTCTTCTCGGCTTACCTTGTTTTTTCCATGCAGCTCGGCTTTGCTATGCTCTGCGCGGGCTCTGTCCGCGCAAAGAATACAATGAACATCATGCTTACTAATGTTCTTGACGCTGCGGCTGGTGGGCTTTTTTACTATCTTTTCGGCTTCGCTTTCGCTTGGGGCGGGCCGTCTAACGGCTTCATTGGGCGTCACTTCTTTGGGCTTAAGGAGATCCCTTCTACTTCTTTTGATTACAGTAATTTTCTGTACCAATGGGCTTTTGCTATAGCCGCCGCTGGGATAACTAGCGGCTCTATAGCCGAGAGGACTCAGTTTGTGGCTTATTTGATTTACTCTTCTTTTCTTACCGGCTTTGTTTACCCGGTTGTTTCTCATTGGTTTTGGGCCCCGGATGGATGGGCCAGCCCGACTAATTCAAATTTGTTATTCGAGTCTGGTGTTATCGACTTTGCCGGGTCGGGTGTGGTTCATATGGTGGGTGGGATAGCCGGGTTTTATGGGGCTTTTATTGAAGGTCCGAGAATCGGGCGGTTCGATCATGGGGGTCGGTCCGTTGCGCTCCGTGGGCATAGCGCTTCGCTTGTGGTTCTAGGTACCTTTTTGTTGTGGTTCGGATGGTACGGGTTTAACCCGGGTTCATTTAATAAGATTCTAGTCACTTATGGTACAAGTGGAGGGTATTATGGTCAATGGAGCGCTGTGGGCCGTACCGCGGTGACCACCACCTTAGCGGGTTGCACCGCGGCCCTAACCACGCTCTTCGGTAAGAGGATTCTTTCGGGTCATTGGAACGTGACGGATGTGTGTAACGGACTATTAGGCGGATTTGCAGCAATCACGGCCGGGTGCTCCGTGGTGGAGCCGTGGGCTGCGATCATTTGCGGTTTCGTGGCGGCTTTAGTTTTAATTGGTTGTAACAAGTTAGCGGAGATATTTAAGTATGATGATCCACTTGAAGCAGCACAACTTCATGGTGGTTGTGGTGCATGGGGTATAATTTTCACTGCCTTATTTGCTAAGGGAAGCTATGTGGATCAAGTTTACCCGGGTAGACCGGGTCGACCTCACGGGTTATTCATGGGTGGGGGAGGAAAGCTACTCGGGGCACATATAATCCAGATTCTTGTGATATTCGGGTGGGTCACGGCTACAATGGGTCCACTTTTCTATATTCTTCATAAGTTCAAACTTCTTCGGATCTCTTCTGAGGATGAGATGGCGGGTATGGATCTGACCCGACATGGTGGATTTGCTTATTACCATGATGAAGACCTCAAGCATGGAACGCAAATGAGAAGAATTGAACCAACAAGCTCAAGTTAG